A genomic region of Deltaproteobacteria bacterium contains the following coding sequences:
- a CDS encoding ATP-dependent metallopeptidase FtsH/Yme1/Tma family protein produces MSQSSKHIALYLVLALVLLGVFSVFNKQHGREPEVVFSEFMTSVERGDVQKVVIQGHNIQGEYKTGERFRTFAPNDPELVKSLRDKKVKIAAKPEDDSPWYMVLLLNWFPMLLLIGVWVFFMRQMQVGGGKAMSFGKSRAKLLTENQHKMTFNDVAGVDEAKDDLQEIIAFLKDPKKFTKLGGRIPKGCLLVGPPGTGKTLLARAVAGEAGVPFFSISGSDFVEMFVGVGASRVRDLFVQGKKNAPCIIFIDEIDAVGRHRGAGLGGGHDEREQTLNQLLVEMDGFETNEGVILIAATNRPDVLDPALLRPGRFDRRVVVPRPDVKGREGILQVHTKKVPMGADVDVGVLARATPGFAGADLENLVNEAALLAARNDKEKVDMDDFELAKDKVMMGAERRSMIISDEEKRNTAFHEAGHALVAVLLPGTDPIHKVTIIPRGMALGLTQQLPLDEKHTYGKDFLLNNLVILFGGRVAEELVLAHTTTGAGNDIEKATDLAHRMVCEWGMSEKLGPMTFGKKEEEIFLGRDFTQKADYSESTAIEIDAEVRRIIQESYYKAKDLLKSNIRLLHKVAESLLEKEVLDGSEIDAIVREFGGNGGAPLTPTAAAAVA; encoded by the coding sequence CAAAAGGTCGTTATTCAGGGCCACAACATTCAGGGCGAATACAAAACCGGCGAACGCTTTCGCACCTTCGCGCCCAACGACCCTGAGTTAGTCAAATCGCTGCGCGATAAAAAAGTAAAAATCGCCGCCAAACCAGAAGACGACTCGCCTTGGTACATGGTGCTGTTGCTCAACTGGTTCCCGATGTTGCTTTTGATCGGCGTGTGGGTTTTCTTCATGCGCCAGATGCAAGTTGGCGGCGGTAAGGCGATGTCTTTCGGCAAGAGCCGGGCCAAGTTGCTCACGGAAAATCAGCACAAGATGACCTTCAACGATGTCGCCGGCGTCGATGAAGCGAAGGACGATTTGCAAGAGATCATCGCGTTCCTCAAAGACCCGAAGAAGTTTACTAAACTCGGCGGCCGAATTCCCAAGGGCTGCTTGCTGGTCGGCCCTCCAGGCACGGGCAAGACGTTGCTCGCCCGCGCGGTCGCAGGCGAAGCGGGCGTGCCGTTTTTCAGCATCAGCGGTTCGGACTTCGTGGAGATGTTTGTCGGCGTCGGCGCGTCTCGTGTGCGAGATCTGTTCGTCCAGGGCAAAAAAAATGCTCCTTGTATTATTTTCATCGATGAAATCGACGCCGTCGGGCGTCACCGCGGCGCCGGTCTTGGCGGAGGTCATGACGAGCGCGAACAGACTTTGAACCAGCTGCTCGTCGAAATGGACGGCTTCGAGACCAATGAAGGCGTCATTCTCATCGCCGCCACCAACCGCCCCGATGTTTTGGATCCGGCGCTGCTGAGGCCCGGCCGCTTCGATCGGCGCGTCGTCGTGCCACGGCCGGATGTGAAAGGGCGCGAAGGCATTCTCCAAGTGCACACGAAAAAGGTGCCGATGGGCGCCGACGTCGATGTCGGCGTGTTGGCCCGGGCGACGCCCGGTTTTGCCGGCGCCGATTTGGAAAACCTGGTCAATGAAGCTGCGCTCTTGGCGGCGCGCAACGATAAAGAAAAAGTCGACATGGACGACTTCGAGCTGGCCAAGGATAAAGTCATGATGGGCGCCGAGCGGCGCAGCATGATCATCAGCGACGAAGAGAAGCGCAATACCGCGTTTCACGAAGCCGGCCACGCTTTGGTCGCCGTGCTTTTGCCCGGCACCGATCCGATTCACAAGGTGACGATCATTCCGCGCGGCATGGCGTTGGGCTTGACCCAGCAGTTGCCGCTGGACGAGAAACATACTTACGGCAAAGATTTTCTGCTTAATAATTTGGTCATTCTATTCGGTGGCCGGGTCGCCGAAGAGCTGGTGCTCGCTCATACGACCACCGGCGCCGGCAACGATATTGAGAAGGCCACCGACTTGGCGCATCGGATGGTGTGCGAATGGGGCATGAGCGAAAAGCTCGGGCCCATGACCTTCGGCAAAAAAGAAGAAGAAATATTTTTGGGCCGGGATTTTACCCAGAAGGCGGATTACTCCGAGAGCACCGCCATCGAGATCGATGCCGAAGTCAGACGGATCATTCAAGAGAGCTATTACAAAGCCAAGGATCTCCTGAAGTCGAATATCCGCCTGCTCCATAAGGTCGCCGAATCGCTGCTCGAAAAAGAAGTTCTCGACGGCTCCGAGATCGACGCGATCGTGCGCGAGTTTGGCGGGAATGGTGGAGCCCCGCTTACTCCGACCGCCGCCGCCGCCGTCGCTTAA